The following coding sequences lie in one Serratia symbiotica genomic window:
- the lptE gene encoding LPS-assembly lipoprotein LptE → MKKYVLMLLFLLVVFFSTSCGFHLRGYMQDSKKIKMLILNYSDYYESLIHSLNEQLYLNNIYIVENMKVNNILSLRIISSNENQETISILKNGKTAEYQMILNIKAEIIFPNNHVYPLSIIIFHSFFNNSLNILSHDSEKEMIRQEMYSQAAKKIVNILLIIYSKIT, encoded by the coding sequence GTGAAAAAATATGTTTTAATGTTATTATTTTTATTAGTAGTTTTTTTTTCTACTTCTTGTGGTTTTCATTTACGTGGATATATGCAAGATTCCAAAAAAATAAAAATGTTAATTTTAAATTATTCAGATTATTATGAATCATTAATTCATTCATTAAATGAGCAATTATATTTAAATAATATTTATATTGTTGAAAATATGAAAGTTAATAATATTCTATCTTTACGTATTATAAGTAGTAATGAGAATCAGGAAACGATATCAATTTTAAAAAATGGAAAAACTGCAGAATATCAAATGATTTTAAATATTAAAGCAGAAATAATATTTCCTAATAATCATGTATATCCATTATCAATTATAATATTTCATTCATTTTTTAATAATTCATTAAATATATTGTCACATGATTCTGAAAAAGAAATGATTAGACAAGAAATGTATTCTCAAGCTGCAAAAAAAATAGTAAATATATTATTAATTATTTATTCAAAAATAACATAG
- the holA gene encoding DNA polymerase III subunit delta, producing MIRINYNELVLHLNNKLNMCYLLNGNELLILKESQDLIRKVASKNKFNEHYTIDLENNRNWDNIFDICQDISLFSQRKTLLLIFPESGLNSIIIKNLIKLYTLLHKDILLILRSFNLNKKQENSIWFKTFSSKTIYVICNTPKKIQLPFWVSNRAKLMKLQLDNGVNQLLCYYYEGNLLELAQILKILLLIYPDGIITLLRIKKIINDSSYFMPYHWLESILVGNGKRSIFILKKLQKENIEIIILLRILQYDLLLLLTFKRCMTSVSLYILFNKYKIWKSRQNLIIIALQRLSYKRLYKAIQKLTKIEINFKKNYNQLVWLELEKLSIFLCDIILPI from the coding sequence ATGATTCGTATTAATTATAATGAACTTGTTTTACATCTTAATAATAAATTAAATATGTGTTATTTATTAAATGGAAATGAATTGCTAATATTAAAAGAAAGTCAAGATTTAATTAGAAAGGTAGCTAGTAAAAATAAATTTAATGAACATTATACTATAGATTTAGAAAATAATAGAAATTGGGATAATATTTTTGATATATGTCAAGATATAAGTTTATTTAGTCAACGTAAAACATTATTATTAATTTTTCCAGAAAGTGGTTTAAATTCTATTATTATAAAAAATTTAATTAAATTATATACATTATTACATAAAGATATATTATTAATATTACGTAGTTTTAATTTAAATAAAAAACAAGAAAATAGTATATGGTTTAAAACATTTAGTTCAAAAACTATTTATGTTATTTGTAATACACCTAAAAAAATACAATTACCATTTTGGGTATCTAATCGCGCAAAATTAATGAAATTACAGTTAGATAATGGAGTTAATCAATTATTATGTTATTATTATGAAGGTAATTTATTAGAATTAGCACAAATATTAAAAATATTATTATTAATTTATCCTGATGGTATAATAACTTTATTACGTATTAAGAAAATAATTAATGATTCTTCTTATTTTATGCCATATCATTGGTTAGAATCTATATTAGTAGGAAATGGTAAACGTAGTATATTTATTTTAAAAAAATTACAAAAGGAAAATATTGAAATAATAATTTTATTACGTATTTTACAATATGATTTATTATTGTTATTAACATTTAAGCGTTGTATGACTTCAGTATCGCTATATATTTTGTTTAATAAATATAAAATATGGAAAAGTCGTCAAAATTTAATTATTATAGCATTACAGAGATTATCATATAAAAGATTATATAAAGCTATTCAAAAATTGACAAAAATTGAAATAAATTTCAAAAAAAATTATAATCAATTAGTATGGTTAGAGTTAGAAAAATTATCTATTTTTTTATGTGATATTATTTTACCTATATAA
- the rluD gene encoding Ribosomal large subunit pseudouridine synthase D: protein MIKKIKFITTVPKLKIKERLDKIISILFNQYSRSKIKQWILDNNVKINEKIINEPKKKVSGGEIISILKNIEIISPLEPQNIFLNIIYEDNYIIVINKPCNQVVHPGAGNLNGTILNALLYHYPKNSKLPRAGIIHRLDKNTTGLMIIAKTVLTYNKLITAMKSRNIIRNYEAIVIGKISSKGTINQPISRHPIKRTSMMVHPKGKLAITHYNIIENFPNHTHLYIQLDTGRTHQIRVHMSYIKHPLVGDPIYNNQKYILKNTSKTLIKTLHNFNRQALHATKLTLIHPINNIKMTWTIPKPHDMINLINLLKSNKKNKI, encoded by the coding sequence ATGATAAAAAAAATAAAATTTATAACAACTGTACCTAAATTAAAAATTAAAGAAAGATTAGATAAAATTATATCTATATTATTTAATCAATATTCTAGATCTAAAATTAAACAATGGATTTTAGATAATAACGTAAAAATTAATGAAAAAATAATTAATGAACCTAAAAAAAAAGTTTCAGGAGGAGAAATTATTTCTATTTTAAAAAATATAGAAATAATTTCTCCTTTAGAACCTCAAAATATTTTTTTAAATATTATTTATGAAGACAATTACATTATAGTAATTAATAAACCATGTAATCAAGTAGTTCATCCTGGTGCTGGTAATTTAAATGGTACAATATTAAATGCATTATTATATCATTATCCAAAAAATAGTAAACTTCCTAGAGCAGGTATTATACATCGTTTAGATAAAAATACTACAGGCTTAATGATAATCGCAAAAACTGTATTAACATATAATAAATTAATAACAGCAATGAAATCTCGTAATATTATTCGAAATTACGAAGCAATAGTTATAGGAAAAATATCTTCTAAAGGTACTATAAATCAACCTATTTCTCGTCATCCAATAAAACGTACATCTATGATGGTACACCCAAAAGGAAAATTAGCTATTACTCATTATAATATTATAGAAAATTTTCCAAATCACACTCATTTATATATACAATTAGATACTGGACGTACTCATCAAATACGTGTACATATGTCATATATAAAACACCCACTAGTAGGTGATCCGATATATAATAATCAAAAATATATATTAAAAAATACATCAAAAACACTTATAAAAACTTTACATAATTTTAATCGTCAAGCACTACATGCTACTAAATTAACTTTAATTCATCCAATTAATAATATTAAAATGACATGGACTATACCAAAACCACATGATATGATAAATTTAATTAATTTATTAAAATCTAATAAAAAAAATAAAATTTAA
- the rplS gene encoding 50S ribosomal protein L19, whose translation MNNIIKQFEQEQIKKNIPIFNTGDTVEVKVWVVESNKKRLQSFEGTVISIRNRNLNSAFTIRKISNGEGVERVFQTYSTVINNIIVKRYGAVRKAKLYYLRKRIGKSARIKERLK comes from the coding sequence ATGAATAACATTATTAAACAATTTGAGCAAGAACAAATAAAAAAAAATATACCTATATTTAATACAGGTGATACTGTTGAAGTTAAAGTATGGGTTGTTGAAAGTAATAAAAAACGTCTTCAATCATTCGAAGGTACAGTTATTTCTATACGTAATCGTAACTTAAATTCTGCATTTACTATTCGTAAAATATCAAATGGAGAGGGTGTTGAACGTGTGTTTCAAACTTATTCTACAGTAATCAATAATATTATTGTTAAACGTTATGGTGCTGTTAGAAAAGCTAAACTTTACTATTTACGTAAACGTATTGGTAAATCAGCTCGTATAAAAGAACGACTTAAATAA
- the trmD gene encoding tRNA (guanine-N(1)-)-methyltransferase → MFIGIISLFPKMFRTITKYGIISRAIKNSLLHIQYWNPRDFTYDKHHTVDDRPYGGGPGMLIMAKPLKEAIYAAKNKLGINVKVIYLSPQGNILNQNNIYKLININKMILVCGQYEGIDERVIQSEINEEWSIGNYILSCGELPAMIFLDTIARLIPGVLKNKNSSKEDSFSNGLLDYPHYTRPKIVDGMKVPSVLMSGNHKKIRQWRLKQSLGNTWIKKPEFFKKIILTNEQLLLLTEFQTEYKIKNKT, encoded by the coding sequence GTTTCGTACTATTACTAAATATGGAATAATTAGTCGTGCAATAAAAAATTCCCTTTTACATATACAATATTGGAATCCTCGTGATTTTACTTACGATAAACATCATACTGTAGATGATCGTCCTTATGGAGGTGGTCCGGGGATGTTAATAATGGCTAAACCATTAAAAGAAGCTATTTATGCAGCTAAAAATAAATTAGGTATAAATGTAAAAGTAATTTATTTATCCCCCCAAGGAAATATATTAAATCAAAATAATATTTATAAATTAATAAATATTAATAAAATGATTTTAGTATGTGGTCAATATGAAGGAATAGATGAACGAGTAATACAAAGTGAAATTAATGAAGAATGGTCAATTGGTAATTATATACTTAGTTGTGGTGAACTTCCAGCTATGATTTTTCTTGATACTATTGCTCGTTTAATACCAGGTGTATTAAAAAATAAAAATTCTTCAAAAGAAGATTCTTTTAGTAATGGATTATTAGATTATCCACATTATACACGTCCAAAAATAGTAGATGGAATGAAAGTTCCTTCAGTTCTTATGTCTGGGAATCATAAAAAAATACGTCAATGGCGTTTAAAACAATCATTAGGAAATACTTGGATCAAAAAACCTGAATTTTTTAAAAAAATAATTTTAACAAATGAACAATTACTTTTATTAACTGAATTTCAAACAGAATATAAAATAAAAAATAAAACATAA